From a region of the Thiorhodovibrio winogradskyi genome:
- the rpmH gene encoding 50S ribosomal protein L34, whose product MKQTFKPSRLKRARTHGFRARRATRNGRKVLQSRRAKGRLHLIPR is encoded by the coding sequence ATGAAACAGACCTTTAAACCTAGTCGCCTCAAGCGAGCTCGCACACATGGTTTTCGAGCGCGCAGAGCAACCAGAAATGGCCGCAAGGTTTTGCAGTCGCGACGTGCCAAAGGCCGGCTGCATTTGATTCCACGTTAA
- the rnpA gene encoding ribonuclease P protein component, which produces MHTGSQTGTKCFTRHQRLLKSEELQRVFATGRRSADSCFTVLAAVRDDVDSQEEQQHRLGLAISKKAAPRAVDRNRIKRIVRESFRLINIRWRNRSIDFIVMTTRSATQKDNPILFDSLHRHWQKLWSDSHQH; this is translated from the coding sequence ATGCACACTGGGTCACAAACTGGGACCAAATGTTTTACCAGGCACCAACGTTTGCTTAAATCCGAAGAGTTGCAACGCGTATTTGCTACTGGCAGGCGCTCTGCAGACTCTTGTTTCACAGTTCTTGCAGCTGTTCGGGACGACGTTGATTCTCAAGAAGAACAACAACATCGGCTAGGACTTGCAATCTCAAAAAAAGCCGCTCCCCGAGCCGTTGATAGAAATCGGATTAAGCGTATTGTTCGCGAGTCATTTCGGCTGATTAATATCAGATGGAGAAACCGAAGCATCGATTTCATCGTGATGACCACACGATCGGCGACTCAGAAAGACAATCCGATCCTATTCGATTCTTTGCACCGTCATTGGCAAAAACTCTGGTCCGACAGCCATCAACACTAA